Proteins found in one Anopheles aquasalis chromosome 3, idAnoAquaMG_Q_19, whole genome shotgun sequence genomic segment:
- the LOC126579216 gene encoding COP9 signalosome complex subunit 3 isoform X2, with amino-acid sequence MASPLEHYVNIVRAQSTAGNFRELAEYLSESTELLVKNSNILDNVLETLDIQQHSLGVLYVLAAKFSDSSSLDETETVLRSVREFITLCNGEQVRHAPHVYYELCHHLTNALVKHKQRTIMGVQVLEQAVEKIRLFNSQLTPIHADLCQLCLCAKVFNPAIRVLDIDITMIATTDDNNGDTKYFLLYYYYGGMVYCAVKNYERALYFFEVAVATPALVMSHIMLEAYKKYILVSLILHGKVLPIPKYSSQVISRFIKPLSHAYHDLSSAYNTSSSEEVRTVVNKYRDPFQRDHNMGLVKQVVSSLYKKNIQRLTKTFLTLSLADVASRVQLSGPAEAEKYILNMIKSGEIFATINQKDGMVVFKDDPEQYNNQEMFDKVQAEIGVVMDLNKQILKMDEEIMLNPVFIKKSIGNQDDDGIGCAHSKTYSGDPTE; translated from the exons ATGGCCTCACCGTTGGAGCACTACGTCAATATTGTCCGGGCTCAAAGCACCGCAG GCAACTTTCGCGAGCTGGCCGAATACTTGAGCGAATCGACGGAACTGTTGGTGAAGAATAGCAACATCCTGGATAATGTGCTGGAAACATTGGACATCCAGCAGCACTCGCTCGGTGTGCTGTACGTGCTGGCGGCCAAGTTCAGCGATTCAAGT AGTCTAGATGAAACAGAAACCGTGTTACGAAGTGTCCGGGAATTCATCACCCTGTGCAACGGCGAACAAGTACGGCACGCACCGCATGTCT ATTACGAGCTCTGCCATCACCTGACGAACGCGCTGGTGAAACACAAACAGCGCACGATCATGGGCGTGCAGGTGTTGGAGCAGGCCGTGGAGAAGATCCGGCTGTTCAACTCGCAGCTCACGCCCATCCACGCGGACCTGTGCCagctgtgcctgtgtgcaaAGGTGTTCAATCCGGCGATACGTGTGCTGGACATCGACATCACCATGATCGCGACCACCGACGACAACAATGGGGACACGAAGTACTTCCTgctgtactactactacggcgGTATGGTGTACTGTGCGGTTAAGAACTACGAGCGGGCGCTGTACTTCTTCGAGGTGGCCGTCGCCACACCGGCCCTCGTCATGTCACACATCATGCTCGAGGCGTACAAAAAGTACATCCTGGTGTCGCTCATCCTGCACGGTAAGGTGCTGCCCATCCCGAAGTACTCGTCGCAGGTGATCTCGCGCTTTATCAAACCGCTCAGCCACGCCTACCACGATCTATCGAGCGCGTACAACACGTCGTCCAGCGAGGAGGTGCGGACGGTGGTGAACAAATATCGCGATCCGTTCCAGCGCGATCACAACATGGGACTCGTGAAGCAGGTCGTATCGTCGCTGTACAAGAAAAACATCCAGCGGCTGACGAAAACCTTCCTTACGCTGTCGCTGGCGGACGTTGCGAGCCGGGTACAGCTAAGCGGACCGGCTGAGGCCGAGAAGTATATTCTCAATATG ATAAAATCGGGCGAGATATTTGCCACCATCAACCAGAAGGATGGTATGGTCGTGTTCAAGGACGATCCGGAGCAGTACAATAATCAGGAGATGTTCGACAAAGTGCAGGCCGAGATAGGCGTAGTGATGGATCTGAACAAGCAAATCCTAAAGATGGACGAAGAGATCATGCTCAACCCTGTG tttattaaaaaatcaatcgGAAATCAGGATGACGACGGCATCGGTTGTGCACACTCGAAGACTTATAGTGG GGATCCTACCGaataa
- the LOC126579216 gene encoding COP9 signalosome complex subunit 3 isoform X1 has protein sequence MASPLEHYVNIVRAQSTAGNFRELAEYLSESTELLVKNSNILDNVLETLDIQQHSLGVLYVLAAKFSDSSQSLDETETVLRSVREFITLCNGEQVRHAPHVYYELCHHLTNALVKHKQRTIMGVQVLEQAVEKIRLFNSQLTPIHADLCQLCLCAKVFNPAIRVLDIDITMIATTDDNNGDTKYFLLYYYYGGMVYCAVKNYERALYFFEVAVATPALVMSHIMLEAYKKYILVSLILHGKVLPIPKYSSQVISRFIKPLSHAYHDLSSAYNTSSSEEVRTVVNKYRDPFQRDHNMGLVKQVVSSLYKKNIQRLTKTFLTLSLADVASRVQLSGPAEAEKYILNMIKSGEIFATINQKDGMVVFKDDPEQYNNQEMFDKVQAEIGVVMDLNKQILKMDEEIMLNPVFIKKSIGNQDDDGIGCAHSKTYSGDPTE, from the exons ATGGCCTCACCGTTGGAGCACTACGTCAATATTGTCCGGGCTCAAAGCACCGCAG GCAACTTTCGCGAGCTGGCCGAATACTTGAGCGAATCGACGGAACTGTTGGTGAAGAATAGCAACATCCTGGATAATGTGCTGGAAACATTGGACATCCAGCAGCACTCGCTCGGTGTGCTGTACGTGCTGGCGGCCAAGTTCAGCGATTCAAGT CAGAGTCTAGATGAAACAGAAACCGTGTTACGAAGTGTCCGGGAATTCATCACCCTGTGCAACGGCGAACAAGTACGGCACGCACCGCATGTCT ATTACGAGCTCTGCCATCACCTGACGAACGCGCTGGTGAAACACAAACAGCGCACGATCATGGGCGTGCAGGTGTTGGAGCAGGCCGTGGAGAAGATCCGGCTGTTCAACTCGCAGCTCACGCCCATCCACGCGGACCTGTGCCagctgtgcctgtgtgcaaAGGTGTTCAATCCGGCGATACGTGTGCTGGACATCGACATCACCATGATCGCGACCACCGACGACAACAATGGGGACACGAAGTACTTCCTgctgtactactactacggcgGTATGGTGTACTGTGCGGTTAAGAACTACGAGCGGGCGCTGTACTTCTTCGAGGTGGCCGTCGCCACACCGGCCCTCGTCATGTCACACATCATGCTCGAGGCGTACAAAAAGTACATCCTGGTGTCGCTCATCCTGCACGGTAAGGTGCTGCCCATCCCGAAGTACTCGTCGCAGGTGATCTCGCGCTTTATCAAACCGCTCAGCCACGCCTACCACGATCTATCGAGCGCGTACAACACGTCGTCCAGCGAGGAGGTGCGGACGGTGGTGAACAAATATCGCGATCCGTTCCAGCGCGATCACAACATGGGACTCGTGAAGCAGGTCGTATCGTCGCTGTACAAGAAAAACATCCAGCGGCTGACGAAAACCTTCCTTACGCTGTCGCTGGCGGACGTTGCGAGCCGGGTACAGCTAAGCGGACCGGCTGAGGCCGAGAAGTATATTCTCAATATG ATAAAATCGGGCGAGATATTTGCCACCATCAACCAGAAGGATGGTATGGTCGTGTTCAAGGACGATCCGGAGCAGTACAATAATCAGGAGATGTTCGACAAAGTGCAGGCCGAGATAGGCGTAGTGATGGATCTGAACAAGCAAATCCTAAAGATGGACGAAGAGATCATGCTCAACCCTGTG tttattaaaaaatcaatcgGAAATCAGGATGACGACGGCATCGGTTGTGCACACTCGAAGACTTATAGTGG GGATCCTACCGaataa
- the LOC126579214 gene encoding zinc finger protein 652, with protein MAPGTPNAVSDDEPSDTVVKRDQDQEGSDDADDLITYDPVPSEDDASKSSFVDDPIKHEPDGDSGNTLDTDDLIAYEPELTEEEANAIAIVVPKEEVAEVEEPQPQPIENPRPQFSHNRLPLLNGRPLKLPACGYLGPKIGYFGPPSQIFRLMIARVQQMLGPEATPSRMASVLPHLRRQLLLKVIQQQAPGAAAKRFRCRFCPTVGYATVTELLKHHAIVHDPAHHVGGTAQRESTEAPVQNKPSNHDPLNRYICVVCRVKHFATIEETQQHMRDDHGYGGGDDDGEDEDDEDDDVEDIEPNQLSDESGVSEADFEAADESLSEYEEGVEEASVSASSDEGWNSASTSSSGMHSGMDSDTSYVSSPPSPSRSDSCPSSSDEDKHRKVVQKLPIARRALPSNTGPAPAVASSNGQCTIDEALIVYLRTLTLKSLDAKIASEHRYRCSCKGCPFRFITGSVRDQHVRCHVNDGSIGSRCAVENASKRRRFNFRCFRCNRKFDTWKPCAGHMWQEHQIDIGMLPCVVCKKRFIYVSHLFLHLQTHRPKHMREIECRICGQLFANQVQRAVHEALHRKAAQLAAAKQQQPQEKEQQQAQADKKRLQKQPAEQAAAETETKCDANNCDDDSDSSIENQQPQASGSRDGPVRWYSEQRCPTCKHLFSNSKILSKHIKTVHHKIKPFICNVCGYKAARKYTLTIHMRQHSGEKPLSCQLCSFRTADPSALYHHGLRHTDEKSYKCQICGFVAIQAFALKTHIQTQHPLDYERIKCKLCSFASVNSEILKRHRADHAAGLLKTPDEEEENGDDSRDGADGGPNGEATAVKKSDPKNAPECSSDCFLPPESVDSVVHDSGGITIPAPVNGVPPEHTEDTQFPN; from the exons ATGGCTCCCGGAACGCCCAACGCGGTCTCTGATGATGAG CCGTCCGATACGGTGGTCAAGCgcgaccaggaccaggaagGATCCGACGACGCAGATGACTTGATCACATACGATCCCGTGCCGTCTGAGGATGACGCCAGCAAATCGTCCTTTGTGGATGACCCGATCAAGCATGAACCGGACGGAGATTCCGGCAATACGCTGGATACGGATGACCTGATCGCATACGAACCTGAATTGACTGAAGAGGAAGCCAacgccattgccattgttgTGCCGAAGGAAGAGGTCGCAGAGGTCGAagaaccacaaccacagccgATAGAAAACCCCCGGCCTCAGTTCAGCCATAACAGACTGCCTCTCCTGAACGGGAGACCCTTGAAGCTGCCAGCGTGCGGCTATCTGGGACCGAAAATTGGCTACTTTGGACCGCCATCGCAAATCTTCAGGCTAATGATTGCCAGGGTGCAGCAAATGCTAGGCCCCGAAGCCACACCCAGCCGCATGGCCAGTGTGCTACCGCATCTCCGGCgccagctgctgttgaaggTGATACAACAGCAAGCGCCGGGTGCCGCTGCCAAACGTTTTCGATGTCGATTCTGCCCAACCGTAGGGTATGCTACAGTAACCGAACTCCTGAAGCACCATGCTATCGTGCATGATCCGGCCCATCATGTTGGTGGCACGGCGCAAAGGGAGTCAACCGAAGCGCCggtccaaaacaaaccgagcaACCACGACCCACTGAACCGCTACATCTGTGTCGTTTGTCGTGTGAAACACTTTGCAACGATCGAGGAAACTCAGCAACACATGCGTGACGACCATggttacggtggtggtgacgacgatggcgaagacgaagacgacgaggacgatgacgtcgAAGACATCGAACCGAACCAGCTATCGGATGAGTCCGGTGTTTCTGAAGCCGATTTCGAAGCTGCAGATGAGTCGCTATCGGAGTACGAAGAAGGCGTCGAAGAGGCGAGTGTATCGGCCTCGAGTGATGAGGGTTGGAATTCGgcttccacttcctcctccgggATGCACTCGGGCATGGATTCGGATACATCGTACGTCTCCTCACCTCCATCGCCGTCTCGTTCCGATAGCTGCCCTTCATCGTCAGACGAGGACAAACACCGCAAGGTGGTCCAGAAGCTACCGATCGCCCGTAGAGCCTTACCTAGCAACACCGGACCAGCGCCAGCGGTTGCGTCCAGCAACGGTCAGTGCACCATTGATGAAGCGTTAATAGTGTATCTGCGAACGTTGACGTTGAAATCGCTGGATGCTAAGATTGCCTCggagcaccggtaccggtgctccTGTAAAGGCTGTCCCTTCCGGTTCATCACGGGCTCTGTGCGTGATCAGCACGTTCGTTGTCATGTGAACGACGGTTCGATCGGTAGCCGCTGTGCGGTGGAGAATGCCTCGAAGCGCCGTCGCTTCAACTTCCGATGCTTCCGCTGCAACCGAAAGTTCGACACGTGGAAACCCTGCGCAGGGCACATGTGGCAGGAGCATCAGATCGATATTGGGATGCTACCGTGTGTGGTGTGCAAGAAGCGCTTCATCTACGTTTCGCACCTCTTTCTGCATCTgcaaacacaccgaccgaaGCATATGCGTGAGATTGAGTGCCGTATTTGCGGGCAACTGTTCGCCAACCAGGTGCAACGGGCCGTACACGAAGCTCTTCATAGAAAGGCGGCACAACTGGCGGCggccaagcagcaacagccgcaagagaaagagcaacagcaggcacAAGCCGATAAGAAACGGCTTCAAAAGCAACCGGCAGAGCAAGCTGCAgcagaaacggaaacaaaatgTGATGCCAACAACTGTGACGATGACTCAGACAGTAGCATCGAGAACCAACAGCCACAAGCGAGTGGTTCACGGGATGGACCGGTTCGTTGGTATTCCGAGCAGCGTTGCCCGACCTGCAAGCATTTGTTCTCCAACTCGAAAATCCTGTCGAAGCACATTAAAACGGTACACCACAAGATTAAACCGTTCATTTGCAACGTCTGTGGCTACAAGGCGGCCCGGAAGTACACACTGACC ATCCACATGCGGCAGCATTCGGGCGAGAAACCTCTGTCCTGTCAGCTCTGCTCGTTTCGAACGGCCGATCCGAGCGCGCTCTACCATCACGGTCTCCGGCATACGGATGAGAAGTCGTACAAATGCCAAATCTGTGGCTTTGTCGCAATCCAAGCCTTTGCACTCAAGACACACATCCAGACGCAGCATCCGCTCGATTACGAGCGCATCAAGTGCAAGCTGTGTAGCTTCGCTTCGGTTAATTCGGAAATTTTGAAACGTCACCGAGCGGACCATGCGGCCGGGTTACTGAAAACGcccgatgaggaggaggaaaatggtgACGATTCACGCGATGGTGCGGACGGCGGACCGAACGGAGAAGCGACCGCAGTGAAGAAAAGCGATCCGAAAAATGCACCCGAGTGTTCGTCCGACTGTTTTCTACCGCCCGAAAGTGTCGATTCCGTGGTGCACGATTCCGGTGGTATCACGATACCGGCACCGGTCAACGGGGTACCGCCGGAGCACACGGAGGATACCCAGTTTCCGAATTaa
- the LOC126579220 gene encoding uncharacterized protein LOC126579220 yields MSEQITYTVATNTDRDSVRDALITFYYPEEPLTTAHRSGAEVTPDDLENSLAFIDKGTVSLARLQPGTVVGIAIGSPSDAALHVPIRTRKFGDIVAFLDWVAQSSVAMGPRPSYNMHCLAVHPAYRGRSIGRGLVEQQMLLAKRVCPQLGAFTADATARASERLLKRLGLCEIGRLRFDEYRDERDDRVFDQLPDAVVVTMEKAL; encoded by the coding sequence ATGAGTGAGCAAATCACGTACACCGTAGCAACTAACACCGATCGCGATTCCGTGCGTGATGCACTGATAACGTTCTACTACCCGGAGGAACCGTTAACCACTGCCCACCGTAGTGGCGCCGAAGTAACGCCGGACGATCTGGAGAATAGTTTGGCGTTCATCGACAAGGGTACCGTTAGTTTGGCTCGTCTGCAGCCGGGTACTGTGGTAGGCATAGCCATCGGTTCACCATCCGATGCTGCCCTACATGTGCCGATCCGTACACGCAAATTCGGGGACATTGTTGCGTTCCTCGATTGGGTAGCGCAAAGCAGCGTTGCCATGGGACCGCGACCGAGCTACAACATGCACTGCCTAGCCGTTCACCCAGCCTACCGTGGCCGTTCGATCGGGCGCGGATTGGTCGAGCAACAGATGCTGTTAGCGAAGCGTGTCTGTCCTCAGCTCGGCGCGTTTACGGCGGATGCGACGGCCCGCGCTTCGGAGCGACTGCTGAAACGGTTAGGTCTGTGCGAAATAGGTCGCCTGCGCTTCGATGAGTATCGTGACGAACGGGATGATCGCGTGTTTGATCAGTTGCCCGATGCAGTAGTGGTAACGATGGAAAAAGCATTATAA